In Thermodesulforhabdus norvegica, a single window of DNA contains:
- a CDS encoding DUF3450 domain-containing protein yields MWLKCNAFFVITILTAGNVGASTGTPSGLYAALTKAISDEKDAARAWEEWEKERAALEQKIVKLKMEIAYLQHEKEKYENYRDTARTRSEKLEQQRESAQELISNLERFLYDATDRLDEAIRNDLPFHREQRLKRLTDLKATLADYSISLSEKTRKVLETLLAEALYGRSVEVYDGMLKEGDKEQYVQFLRVGRLALFCGPPDRSFLNFYDPVSHTWKPVSGDLRDRVLEVFDRVQRGDSLEPSREDTWLVIPVAGERAER; encoded by the coding sequence ATGTGGTTGAAATGTAATGCTTTCTTTGTGATCACGATACTGACGGCAGGTAATGTTGGTGCTTCTACCGGGACTCCTTCGGGACTGTATGCCGCTCTGACCAAGGCAATATCCGATGAAAAAGATGCCGCCCGAGCCTGGGAAGAATGGGAAAAGGAGCGAGCTGCCCTGGAGCAAAAGATTGTAAAGCTCAAAATGGAAATCGCCTACCTGCAGCATGAAAAGGAGAAATACGAGAATTACCGGGACACGGCCAGGACCAGGTCTGAGAAACTGGAGCAACAGAGAGAAAGTGCGCAGGAGTTGATTTCGAACCTTGAGAGGTTTCTCTACGATGCGACAGATAGGCTTGATGAAGCCATAAGGAATGACCTACCCTTTCACAGAGAACAAAGGCTCAAGAGGCTGACCGATCTCAAAGCAACCCTTGCGGATTATTCGATTTCTCTATCGGAAAAGACCCGAAAGGTTCTTGAAACTCTACTTGCGGAAGCTCTTTACGGAAGGTCGGTGGAAGTCTACGACGGCATGCTCAAAGAGGGGGATAAAGAGCAGTACGTGCAGTTTTTGCGGGTGGGCAGACTTGCACTTTTTTGTGGGCCTCCTGATAGGTCTTTTCTTAATTTTTATGATCCCGTGAGTCATACATGGAAGCCTGTTTCCGGTGATTTAAGAGACCGGGTTCTGGAGGTTTTTGATCGAGTACAGAGGGGAGACTCCCTGGAGCCTTCCCGGGAAGATACCTGGTTAGTTATTCCGGTTGCCGGTGAAAGGGCTGAACGATGA
- a CDS encoding energy transducer TonB yields MEVGKRHYIAGFLCTLCLFLLLSRMGKNDTFLFTTPNPIGIEYSPYGMDFQTIRSVVEPEEIIESEPPPQTKIPEEIFFMEPPPPMENVAASVVTPPDISLRKPRTRVVHARVVHTNPVKTSRTVPSAPSGNRARPGIPGGLKTYGVAEVDEPPRVLHSVKPVYPLRARRLMIEGEVVVRFVVGRDGSIEDIRIISANPEGYFEKSVIEALKKWRFLPGRYKGETVKTLVVLPVKFRLKE; encoded by the coding sequence ATGGAGGTGGGTAAACGCCACTACATTGCCGGCTTTTTATGCACTCTCTGTCTTTTTCTTTTGCTTTCCCGGATGGGAAAAAACGATACGTTTCTTTTCACGACCCCGAATCCGATAGGTATTGAATATTCTCCCTATGGAATGGACTTTCAAACCATAAGGTCCGTCGTGGAACCGGAAGAAATAATCGAGAGCGAACCGCCCCCCCAGACAAAGATTCCTGAAGAGATTTTTTTTATGGAACCTCCGCCTCCGATGGAAAATGTGGCGGCCTCTGTTGTGACCCCTCCGGATATTAGCCTGCGAAAGCCCCGTACCCGTGTCGTACACGCCAGGGTCGTGCATACAAACCCCGTTAAGACTTCCCGCACAGTTCCCTCGGCTCCTTCGGGAAACAGGGCCAGACCGGGAATACCCGGAGGGTTGAAGACTTATGGAGTGGCAGAGGTGGATGAACCTCCTAGGGTTTTGCACAGTGTTAAGCCCGTTTATCCGCTTAGGGCCAGGCGGTTGATGATAGAAGGTGAGGTTGTGGTAAGGTTCGTGGTTGGAAGAGACGGTTCTATTGAAGATATCAGGATAATTTCGGCAAACCCGGAGGGTTATTTTGAAAAAAGTGTGATTGAAGCCCTGAAAAAATGGAGATTTTTGCCGGGTAGGTACAAAGGAGAAACCGTTAAAACCCTGGTGGTTCTTCCCGTAAAGTTCAGACTGAAGGAGTAA
- a CDS encoding MotA/TolQ/ExbB proton channel family protein, whose protein sequence is MNFLGAFLTSFIYLVSSTLLYPVLLLLSILTLWSCAQCGAFLGEWIARRRFQKTIEIDDGNRRITLFLRSSRVAAFYESLRQIQVRRDSAGDPHTAYLLVSAEEEARSSLDWLRLVVRTGPMLGLMGTLIPMGTGLAALSRGDIGRLSSDLVIAFTTTVVGLAQGGLAYWIHTIRRRWIEADCLQMEYLAELITGKHDEERDTVDEAELFEKHEVTAPVRSRS, encoded by the coding sequence ATGAATTTTTTAGGGGCCTTTCTCACATCTTTTATTTACCTTGTTTCAAGCACACTGCTCTATCCTGTTTTGCTTCTTCTGAGCATCCTCACGCTGTGGAGCTGTGCCCAGTGCGGGGCATTTCTCGGGGAATGGATCGCCAGAAGGCGGTTTCAGAAAACCATTGAGATCGATGACGGAAACCGCCGTATTACTCTTTTCTTGAGGTCATCAAGAGTAGCCGCATTTTACGAAAGCCTGAGGCAGATTCAGGTCCGGCGGGACTCCGCCGGGGATCCTCACACTGCTTATCTGCTTGTCAGTGCCGAAGAAGAAGCCCGCAGTTCCCTGGACTGGCTGCGTTTGGTCGTCCGTACAGGCCCTATGCTCGGACTCATGGGCACTCTCATTCCCATGGGAACAGGCCTCGCTGCACTCTCCCGGGGCGACATCGGGCGACTTTCTTCCGATCTCGTCATTGCCTTCACCACAACGGTAGTGGGGCTCGCTCAGGGCGGTCTGGCCTACTGGATACATACGATCAGGCGCCGATGGATAGAGGCAGACTGCCTGCAGATGGAGTACCTGGCCGAACTTATCACGGGAAAACACGACGAAGAAAGGGACACCGTCGATGAAGCCGAGCTATTTGAAAAGCACGAAGTTACTGCGCCGGTCCGATCCCGATCCTGA
- a CDS encoding DUF2162 family putative transporter, whose product MSVRALIVGLFLALAVFAAKTGAGLAYGLKTRKSRRAVAGLLIGYSLGYLALISAMTSILTGPCLSDQVRAVLNNLAHHGITAHVCLALGLFVWGLILLGRPSREVASAGKAWLALVIPCPVCLLAISCSLAVLLVYLQTSGWKVILLAWALFIGTGLITAGLFSALKAHPDLILGFSMMGVAAYTLGSLFLGPSLEDARRVFRIVSTGRELSAFTLGKTLPVLIAAGLAFFGGFIRAFSAVRQGLPVQKSRKGVGL is encoded by the coding sequence ATGTCCGTTAGGGCTCTCATTGTTGGCCTCTTTCTGGCCCTTGCCGTTTTCGCCGCCAAAACAGGGGCGGGACTGGCTTACGGGCTTAAAACCCGCAAAAGCAGAAGGGCTGTGGCAGGTCTTCTCATCGGCTATTCACTGGGATACCTTGCGCTGATTTCGGCCATGACATCGATACTTACAGGACCCTGCCTGTCAGACCAGGTCAGAGCCGTGCTGAACAATCTGGCCCATCACGGCATAACGGCTCATGTCTGTCTTGCCCTGGGTCTGTTCGTCTGGGGATTGATTCTTCTGGGAAGACCTTCTCGTGAAGTCGCTTCTGCCGGAAAGGCCTGGCTTGCCCTTGTGATCCCCTGTCCTGTATGCCTCCTTGCCATCTCGTGCTCTCTTGCGGTCCTTCTCGTCTATCTTCAGACATCCGGCTGGAAGGTTATACTTCTTGCATGGGCCCTTTTCATCGGCACCGGGTTGATAACGGCCGGGCTTTTTTCCGCCCTGAAAGCACATCCTGATCTGATTCTGGGATTTTCAATGATGGGCGTTGCGGCCTACACGCTGGGATCTCTTTTTCTGGGCCCTTCCCTTGAAGATGCCCGGAGAGTCTTTCGCATAGTAAGCACCGGTCGGGAACTCTCAGCCTTTACCCTGGGCAAAACCCTGCCCGTCCTGATCGCGGCAGGTCTGGCATTTTTCGGCGGGTTTATTCGGGCTTTCTCTGCTGTCCGTCAGGGCCTGCCGGTTCAAAAAAGCCGAAAAGGAGTAGGGCTATGA
- a CDS encoding ExbD/TolR family protein, with protein sequence MSHVLRRKRFQRRGGVEINLAPLMDMVFILLIFFLVTTSFTRESGVVVERPRAKTAEPLEKLSFIIGVTEKGEIFVEGRRIEIPMIRTYVSKVLRENPDAGVVVVCDRNAKTDVLIRVLDECRAAGAKNLSVAARKAGSDGGG encoded by the coding sequence ATGAGTCACGTTCTCAGGAGAAAGCGTTTTCAGCGCCGTGGCGGAGTGGAAATCAATCTGGCTCCTCTTATGGACATGGTTTTTATTCTTCTAATTTTTTTCCTGGTCACGACTTCTTTTACCAGAGAGAGCGGTGTCGTTGTGGAAAGGCCGCGGGCTAAGACGGCGGAGCCGCTTGAAAAACTGAGTTTCATCATCGGCGTTACCGAAAAGGGAGAAATCTTTGTTGAAGGCCGTCGGATCGAGATTCCCATGATCAGAACTTACGTGTCAAAGGTGCTTCGCGAAAATCCCGACGCCGGTGTTGTCGTCGTTTGTGACAGAAATGCAAAGACCGATGTGCTTATTCGCGTGCTGGACGAATGCAGGGCTGCCGGGGCGAAAAACCTGAGCGTTGCGGCGAGGAAGGCGGGAAGTGATGGAGGTGGGTAA
- a CDS encoding DUF2149 domain-containing protein, giving the protein MKPSYLKSTKLLRRSDPDPEDPLVGVANLFDLGLVFIVGLLLTLFTAYGLTDLFSEKSEFTILKKDARGQLEIITKKGRDIRAMRVTGKKAEGLGERLGTAYRLQDGTMVYVPEE; this is encoded by the coding sequence ATGAAGCCGAGCTATTTGAAAAGCACGAAGTTACTGCGCCGGTCCGATCCCGATCCTGAAGACCCCCTGGTCGGCGTCGCCAATCTTTTTGACCTCGGGCTGGTCTTTATCGTCGGGTTGCTCCTCACCCTTTTCACGGCTTACGGTTTGACGGATCTCTTCAGTGAAAAGTCGGAGTTTACCATTCTGAAAAAGGATGCACGGGGACAGCTCGAGATCATCACCAAGAAGGGACGGGACATACGGGCAATGAGGGTTACCGGCAAAAAGGCGGAAGGGCTGGGCGAACGACTGGGAACGGCTTATCGGCTTCAGGACGGCACTATGGTTTATGTACCGGAGGAATAA
- a CDS encoding flavodoxin family protein, protein MRILNLYFSSTGNTAKVAETITDTVSHLGYGIDTMKISADLEIDILDYDLVFAGSGIYEWLPGKPVVDLFIKLRRKYVDAGEIKASSPRRPGKWAVIYCTYGGAHTGINEAIPGLKYMGQLFDHLGYVIIAEWAVVGSYKPRRLSDFSVSGRLGDIRERPDEHDLKEVAERVKGIISCVG, encoded by the coding sequence ATGCGAATTCTAAATCTGTATTTTTCTTCGACGGGAAATACGGCAAAGGTGGCGGAAACGATTACCGATACGGTATCACATCTGGGGTACGGTATAGATACGATGAAAATCTCCGCCGATCTTGAAATAGACATACTCGATTACGATCTGGTATTTGCCGGTTCGGGAATTTACGAATGGCTTCCGGGAAAACCTGTCGTTGATCTATTTATAAAGCTTCGGAGAAAGTATGTGGATGCCGGTGAAATAAAGGCGTCGTCTCCCAGAAGGCCGGGTAAATGGGCTGTAATATACTGTACTTACGGAGGGGCTCACACGGGCATTAACGAAGCAATTCCCGGACTCAAATATATGGGTCAGTTGTTTGATCATCTGGGTTATGTGATTATTGCGGAATGGGCTGTTGTGGGATCCTATAAGCCTCGCAGGCTGTCCGATTTCTCCGTTTCCGGCAGGCTAGGTGACATCAGAGAGCGTCCCGATGAGCATGATCTGAAGGAGGTCGCGGAAAGAGTAAAGGGTATAATTTCCTGTGTAGGTTGA
- a CDS encoding MotA/TolQ/ExbB proton channel family protein: MISQPLKFSVLCLLILSVMQGTPRAEGLSWRTLSKEVEKEITLSEERTSRVFGQIEKERSALLEEIATLEKRAGALRSEVEGLKSEFEALRKNEEEFRKDLSEQQGEVAEIHRQILSWQDDFAGLFDRNPLVMYHGGLKDLRDRLNEPDYVVTMEDIRSLAEALFTEITLGGLVEKVELPIYGDDGQERNVTALRVGTFCIFALSSDDVRLVRLGPGNSFLLSGYPLPAEISRTVKNFLDKNGGPVPVDITGKKAYENVYEATGNRLVEWFKSGGVVMWPLLLIALICASIFIERVWFYRKQKPLGEEAWTRIMDAVRSGKWDRCYEICKGLGFSPAARIVGNIVSAYSAYFLSNPTRAEVPRVEDIVDEALFKETGRLNRFLSTLTTMASVAPLLGLLGTVCGIIETFQVITVVGTGNPRYLSAGISEALVTTQFGLMIAVPVIVAHHFLERWADRLTTEAEEKSSQVCGILTEWEQREKGSWAK; encoded by the coding sequence ATGATCTCACAACCCCTGAAATTCTCCGTGCTGTGTCTTCTTATTTTGTCAGTAATGCAGGGAACTCCGAGAGCTGAAGGCCTTTCCTGGAGGACTCTTTCAAAGGAGGTTGAAAAAGAAATAACACTGTCCGAAGAAAGGACCTCAAGGGTTTTCGGGCAGATCGAAAAGGAGCGAAGTGCTCTGCTTGAAGAAATCGCGACGCTTGAAAAAAGGGCCGGAGCTCTGAGAAGTGAAGTAGAGGGTCTCAAGAGTGAGTTTGAAGCATTGCGGAAAAATGAAGAAGAATTCCGTAAAGACCTTTCGGAGCAGCAGGGTGAAGTGGCCGAAATACACAGGCAGATTCTTTCATGGCAGGACGATTTTGCAGGTCTTTTCGACAGAAATCCTCTGGTCATGTATCACGGCGGTTTAAAGGACCTGCGGGATAGATTAAATGAACCGGACTACGTTGTAACCATGGAAGATATCAGGTCCCTGGCGGAAGCGCTCTTTACGGAAATCACGCTTGGGGGACTTGTAGAGAAGGTCGAACTTCCCATTTACGGCGATGACGGTCAGGAACGAAATGTGACGGCTTTGAGGGTCGGAACTTTCTGTATTTTTGCCTTATCCAGTGACGATGTCAGGCTCGTCAGACTGGGTCCCGGCAATTCTTTTCTGCTTTCAGGTTATCCCCTTCCGGCGGAAATCTCACGGACCGTAAAAAACTTTCTTGATAAAAACGGCGGTCCTGTGCCGGTCGACATAACGGGGAAAAAGGCTTACGAGAACGTTTACGAAGCCACAGGCAATCGCCTCGTCGAATGGTTTAAGTCGGGCGGGGTCGTTATGTGGCCGCTTCTGCTTATAGCGCTCATATGTGCGTCCATTTTTATCGAGAGAGTCTGGTTTTACCGGAAGCAAAAGCCGCTCGGCGAAGAAGCATGGACGCGTATTATGGATGCGGTTCGTTCGGGCAAATGGGATCGATGTTACGAGATCTGTAAGGGATTAGGGTTTTCTCCTGCGGCAAGGATTGTCGGCAACATAGTTTCGGCGTATTCAGCTTACTTTCTCTCAAATCCGACCAGGGCTGAAGTGCCGAGAGTTGAAGATATCGTTGATGAAGCCCTTTTTAAAGAGACGGGACGCCTCAACCGGTTTCTTTCGACACTTACAACCATGGCTTCTGTTGCTCCTCTTTTGGGTCTTCTCGGGACGGTATGCGGAATAATCGAAACCTTTCAGGTTATAACGGTCGTTGGAACCGGTAACCCCAGGTATCTTTCTGCCGGTATTTCCGAAGCTCTTGTAACGACGCAATTTGGCCTGATGATCGCCGTTCCCGTCATAGTAGCCCATCATTTCCTGGAGAGATGGGCAGACAGATTGACGACGGAGGCAGAGGAAAAAAGTTCTCAGGTTTGCGGGATTCTTACGGAATGGGAACAAAGGGAGAAAGGGTCATGGGCGAAATAG
- a CDS encoding TonB-dependent receptor plug domain-containing protein, translating into MRVLPVFVAFLSLGFNLFCCHASRAFEMEPLVITATRVPTPSHEVPVRVDVITREEIERSHASDLSELLIQKLPTHFHRYPGSLTSVDIRGFRTDTHGTDIKGRVLVLIDGHRAGTGNISAVPLENVEKIEILRGPASVMYGSAALGGVINIITREGRGKPTVEAGFEYGSWNRKKGSLSASGGLSGDQIGISFGARQIHQDDDYNDGDGDRVENTHYSDEAYSLSLTARPAEGHRIMFVGQYFRAWDVGTPGATYSPDYDDYKSILRRYGALSYDGGADELGLSWHISGYSVYDRSSWNDPAQAWGYLNHIVETETQGLRGHVAVPAFGLGRIIVGGDFDHIEVDSWNVPPGVAPWSPDTSYDNYALYGEQKISLFDRLNIYAGLRYDLFDESLEETPGLEVTAEDKSFDDVSWRVGASFDLTDWLTARGHIGTGFRAPTADELAGRFAQGSWTKIAGNPDLEPEKSTTYELGVDAVYGKASLGFSVFYTDYTDRIVGGFTTCIDGDCTWTTYRNVDGATFTGMDGYASCDFAFSLGSFNATVTPYVNWIYYFSRELEDESSAQDLGTDTVTYVSKANLIAGLRFHFDRYADLNIWANYHGPQKVQNWDYTSPLYGTVYDKGGFTIYSLRLDFHIFDHLHPYLTIDNLTDKDYAYADGYPMPGLTVIGGFKLRF; encoded by the coding sequence ATGCGAGTCCTGCCGGTCTTCGTGGCCTTTCTGTCCCTGGGATTCAACCTTTTTTGTTGCCATGCCTCTCGTGCTTTTGAGATGGAACCTCTGGTCATCACCGCAACCAGGGTTCCAACACCGAGTCACGAAGTCCCTGTAAGGGTCGACGTCATCACCCGGGAAGAAATAGAACGATCACACGCATCAGACCTTTCAGAGCTGCTCATTCAGAAGCTCCCTACCCATTTTCATCGATACCCCGGATCACTTACCTCTGTTGATATTCGCGGATTCCGTACAGACACGCACGGAACGGACATCAAAGGTCGTGTCCTCGTGCTCATTGACGGTCACAGGGCCGGGACGGGAAACATATCGGCCGTTCCTCTGGAAAATGTTGAAAAAATCGAGATTCTTCGAGGGCCCGCATCGGTCATGTACGGTTCTGCGGCCCTCGGCGGCGTGATCAACATCATTACGAGAGAAGGCAGGGGAAAACCCACCGTTGAAGCGGGCTTTGAATACGGAAGCTGGAATCGAAAAAAAGGCAGTCTCTCCGCATCAGGAGGACTTTCCGGAGATCAAATTGGTATATCCTTCGGCGCAAGGCAAATTCATCAGGACGATGACTATAACGATGGAGACGGCGATAGGGTTGAAAACACGCACTATTCTGACGAAGCCTATTCCCTGAGCCTTACGGCAAGGCCAGCAGAAGGTCACCGTATTATGTTCGTCGGCCAATACTTCAGGGCCTGGGATGTGGGGACGCCCGGCGCTACCTACAGTCCTGACTACGACGATTATAAAAGCATACTGCGGCGCTACGGTGCTCTGAGTTATGACGGCGGCGCGGACGAACTAGGTCTTTCGTGGCACATCAGTGGCTACAGCGTTTACGACAGAAGCTCCTGGAACGATCCTGCTCAGGCCTGGGGATATCTCAACCACATTGTAGAAACCGAAACACAGGGTCTTCGAGGCCATGTTGCCGTACCTGCTTTCGGTTTGGGAAGGATAATCGTCGGAGGCGATTTCGATCACATCGAAGTGGATTCCTGGAACGTCCCCCCGGGTGTCGCACCATGGTCTCCCGACACAAGCTACGACAATTATGCTCTTTATGGGGAACAAAAAATTTCCCTTTTTGACCGTCTCAATATCTATGCCGGCCTGAGATACGACCTTTTCGACGAAAGCCTGGAAGAAACTCCGGGGCTTGAGGTTACGGCCGAAGATAAAAGCTTCGACGACGTAAGCTGGAGGGTCGGCGCAAGCTTCGACCTCACAGACTGGCTGACGGCCAGGGGTCACATCGGAACGGGCTTTCGGGCACCTACGGCCGATGAGCTGGCCGGTAGGTTTGCTCAGGGGAGCTGGACAAAGATCGCTGGAAATCCCGATCTGGAGCCCGAAAAGAGCACGACCTATGAGCTGGGGGTCGATGCGGTTTACGGCAAGGCGTCGCTGGGTTTTTCCGTCTTTTACACGGACTACACGGATCGCATTGTCGGCGGATTTACAACGTGCATTGACGGCGATTGCACCTGGACCACCTACAGAAACGTTGACGGGGCGACCTTTACCGGCATGGACGGATATGCCTCCTGCGACTTCGCATTCTCTCTTGGTTCTTTTAATGCCACCGTCACCCCTTATGTAAACTGGATCTACTATTTCTCCCGTGAGCTTGAAGACGAAAGCTCGGCACAGGACCTCGGTACCGATACCGTTACCTATGTATCAAAGGCCAATCTGATCGCCGGGCTTCGGTTTCACTTTGACCGCTATGCAGACCTGAACATATGGGCGAACTACCATGGTCCTCAAAAAGTTCAGAACTGGGACTACACATCACCCTTATACGGAACCGTTTACGACAAAGGCGGTTTCACCATTTATTCACTCCGGCTGGATTTTCACATCTTCGATCATCTTCATCCCTATCTGACGATCGATAACCTGACCGACAAGGATTACGCCTACGCAGATGGATACCCTATGCCGGGGCTGACCGTTATCGGAGGCTTTAAACTCAGGTTCTAG
- a CDS encoding tetratricopeptide repeat protein, translating to MLHSVKTLVCLVSTVLFMVVDPGGFSEAADDASVIVKAQGLMKTGKCQRAISVLEEHMRASGSESAEVLLELGNAHFLCGNFSKAYEIYKRGFSSNARNFALCQGKAQSARKLGRMREAAGLFEKCAFLTKDPSLRSDMLFAAATSYADAGMPERVLELFSRITKNPSRASSDWLRLYLNATLDLGMWREAEKATLLLIDRNPLDPDLWSVLAYVSQNQGNPAGVASALEILRKIAGKNAGSYEAGLREIYRSLGLWWRLDSGEGYSGRSDEDYKREIVSLLSVGEVEKALYLCDLAYAGTKKVDFLIEKARILMRLRRFKAASEVLSGLVQNDSGGLEAVMLLAVCYIHDGKLAEAEKIISTGAGKCSIENPPQYGGSGSFCAGLMELQSALSIFVKK from the coding sequence ATGCTGCATTCCGTTAAAACGCTGGTCTGCCTGGTTTCGACCGTACTTTTCATGGTCGTGGATCCTGGAGGTTTTTCGGAAGCTGCCGATGATGCGAGCGTTATCGTTAAGGCTCAGGGGTTGATGAAAACTGGAAAATGTCAAAGAGCTATATCCGTTTTGGAAGAGCACATGAGAGCGTCCGGTAGTGAAAGTGCCGAGGTTTTACTTGAACTCGGCAATGCCCACTTTCTGTGTGGCAACTTTTCAAAAGCCTATGAAATCTATAAAAGGGGTTTTAGTAGCAATGCCCGGAATTTTGCCTTGTGTCAGGGGAAGGCTCAGTCGGCACGGAAGCTGGGCAGAATGAGAGAAGCCGCAGGCCTCTTTGAAAAGTGCGCATTTCTTACGAAAGATCCATCTCTCAGATCCGATATGCTCTTTGCCGCCGCGACGAGTTACGCCGATGCGGGGATGCCTGAAAGGGTCCTGGAGCTGTTTTCTAGAATCACGAAAAACCCATCCCGGGCATCCTCCGACTGGCTGAGGCTTTACCTTAATGCTACCCTTGACCTCGGTATGTGGCGAGAGGCTGAGAAGGCGACTTTACTGCTAATCGATCGCAATCCTCTTGATCCCGATTTGTGGTCTGTCCTTGCCTATGTGTCTCAGAACCAGGGTAACCCGGCCGGTGTCGCTTCGGCGCTTGAAATTCTTAGAAAAATAGCCGGGAAAAACGCAGGGTCTTACGAAGCAGGGCTCCGGGAGATTTACAGATCTCTCGGCCTGTGGTGGCGGCTTGATTCCGGAGAAGGTTATTCCGGAAGATCCGATGAAGATTACAAAAGAGAGATTGTGAGCCTCCTGTCTGTGGGTGAGGTTGAAAAGGCCCTTTATCTGTGCGACCTTGCATACGCCGGGACAAAGAAAGTAGATTTTCTGATCGAGAAGGCTCGAATTTTGATGCGGCTCAGGCGTTTCAAGGCGGCTTCGGAGGTTTTGAGCGGTCTTGTTCAGAACGATTCGGGAGGCCTGGAAGCCGTAATGCTTCTGGCGGTCTGCTATATTCACGACGGGAAGCTTGCTGAGGCAGAAAAAATTATTTCTACCGGTGCCGGTAAATGCTCTATCGAAAATCCGCCGCAATACGGTGGTTCAGGAAGTTTTTGTGCCGGCCTGATGGAACTTCAATCCGCTCTTTCCATCTTTGTTAAAAAGTGA
- a CDS encoding MotA/TolQ/ExbB proton channel family protein, with translation MGEIVNSLVSYFQQGGPWMIALFVCSVWTWAVFVASVFPKARKRSDAVSVGTFEQLERASNTLVVLAVVAPLIGLLGTVSGMISAFRVLSSWMGMNPRNLASAISEALITTQTGLTIAVPAMLGAHIFEQSRERIRRKW, from the coding sequence ATGGGCGAAATAGTCAATTCTCTGGTTTCCTACTTTCAACAGGGCGGCCCCTGGATGATAGCTCTGTTCGTTTGTTCTGTATGGACCTGGGCGGTTTTTGTGGCTTCTGTATTTCCTAAAGCTCGGAAAAGGTCGGATGCAGTGTCTGTCGGTACTTTTGAACAATTGGAAAGAGCAAGTAATACCCTTGTAGTCCTTGCCGTGGTGGCTCCGCTCATCGGGCTTCTGGGAACGGTCTCCGGGATGATTTCGGCGTTCAGGGTTCTTTCTTCCTGGATGGGTATGAATCCCAGAAATCTTGCTTCTGCAATATCTGAAGCTCTTATCACCACCCAGACGGGGCTTACTATTGCGGTTCCGGCGATGCTGGGAGCCCACATTTTTGAACAGAGTCGTGAAAGAATCAGAAGGAAATGGTGA